In the Periophthalmus magnuspinnatus isolate fPerMag1 chromosome 4, fPerMag1.2.pri, whole genome shotgun sequence genome, one interval contains:
- the nipa1 gene encoding magnesium transporter NIPA1 encodes MRDSEINGVSMPVGGIIITIVSSFINGSTFVLQKKGILRAREKGGSYLKDVVWWSGTLAMIIGQMGNFVAYNVAPAVIVTPLGALGVLFGSLLASWILNEHLNILGKLGCVLCCSGAVVLIIHSPKAETVTSRLELEDRLSDPVFILYASLVVLVLLVLIFWISPIHGSSNIMVYISICSLFGSFTVPCSKGLGLVAQEAFSAGPDSGRALVIFLCLLCTLAVSILTQFFFINKALEIFNSNMFEAIYYVAFTSTVLVASAILFKEWTALTICDSLVLVCGFSTVCVGVALLRISQEAELTWKPKPQRKKTD; translated from the exons ATGCGTGACTCGGAGATAAACGGCGTGTCGATGCCAGTAGgtggaataataataacaatagtatCGAGTTTTATCAATGGTTCGACTTTTGTGCTTCAAAAAAAAGGGATTTTACGCGCTCGTGAAAAAG gaggctcgtacctcaAGGATGTAGTGTGGTGGAGTGGCACGCTGGCCA TGATTATTGGTCAGATGGGTAATTTCGTAGCTTACAATGTTGCTCCAGCAGTCATTGTTACACCACTGGGAGCACTTGGAGTATTATTTGG GTCATTGTTGGCTTCCTGGATCCTGAATGAGCATTTGAATATTTTGGGGAAGCTCGGCTGTGTGTTGTGCTGTAGTGGAGCTGTGGTGCTGATCATTCACTCACCTAAAGCAGAAACCGTGACTTCAAgactggagctggaggacagattATCTGACCCAG TATTCATCCTCTATGCCTCATTGGTTGTCCTGGTCTTATTGGTCCTTATTTTTTGGATATCTCCCATCCATGGCTCTTCCAACATCATGGTCTACATCTCTATCTGCTCATTGTTTGGCAGCTTCACTGTTCCCTGCAGCAAAGGACTTGGCTTGGTCGCCCAAGAAGCATTCAGTGCAGGTCCTGATAGTGGGAGGGCTCTGGTTATTTTTCTATGTTTGCTGTGTACACTAGCGGTCAGTATCCTCACCCAGTTTTTCTTTATCAATAAGGCCTTGGAGATATTCAACTCTAACATGTTTGAAGCTATTTATTATGTGGCTTTTACGTCAACTGTGCTTGTGGCATCGGCTATACTTTTTAAGGAATGGACGGCACTGACTATATGTGAcagtctagttctggtttgtgGCTTTTCAACTGTGTGCGTTGGAGTGGCTTTGCTACGCATTTCCCAAGAGGCAGAGCTTACCTGGAAGCCAAAACCACAGAGGAAGAAGACAGACTAA